Below is a window of Agrobacterium vitis DNA.
CGCATGGATAAGCCGGATATAGCGTTTGTCGGAAACCGGCAGCTTTTGTCTGGCCGATGGGGTGACTTTAAAGCCCTTCTTTTTGAGTTCATCGACCACAGCCAACTTCTGCCGGTCAGTCATTTTCCGCAATGATTCGGTGCCTGTCACCCGGACAAGCAAAGCACGGTAGGTCACATCGTCGAGGCCGAGTTGGGTTTTGGCGATGTTGATGATGGCGTTGGTGTTCATGCAGCACCGGTCAGCATGTCGGCCACATCATAATCCAATTCATTTGGGTGGCAGTTCGAAACGTGCCGATCACCCTCAAAATGGACCTGGACATAATGCAGGTTACTTCCACCTTCGGGCCTGACAATTCCAAACCGCCCGGTCACGGTGTGCTGAACATATTGGCCGATTGGCACATCAATACCGTAGTAGTTGCGGATGTAATCGTAGGTCATGCTGCATCTGCCTTCTCTTCAGAGGGGATGGTGATGAAGAATTTCGGGGTGAAAATATGGGCGT
It encodes the following:
- a CDS encoding regulatory protein GemA, producing the protein MNTNAIINIAKTQLGLDDVTYRALLVRVTGTESLRKMTDRQKLAVVDELKKKGFKVTPSARQKLPVSDKRYIRLIHALWNSCHRLGVVSNGSRAALREFCRGILYPGNDKVAVDPDTLDYEKASKIIDALKAMEERGKEKAAS